One genomic segment of Merismopedia glauca CCAP 1448/3 includes these proteins:
- a CDS encoding NB-ARC domain-containing protein: MDLEDALKVVDSILHPDTLNDLQEQIFRRTWQGQKYPDIAEELGYDANYIKDLGAKTWKQLSQSLGEKVTKSNFQAVLRRCADRQIITTPGLTESAPVNLITQVSTPKKIQDWGDAVDTSTFVGRERELEELSQWLTTDKCRLVAMLGMGGIGKTMLSTRLAEKVESDFEVLIWRSLKRVPPLNAFLKELLKRLGVLSGNLEGEYSTDALMESLLEYLRSSRCLIILDHTEMLLASGSAAGEYRPGYEDWADLFQQIGATRHQSCWLVISREKLKEWIPLEGPQRLVRSWRLEGLNLEDTQALLAAKGDFQGDRADWEHLIAQYGGNPLALQIIATTILDFFAGNLADFFSQGQILFDSLLTFLSEQCSRLSPAEQLVLFHLAICRDEASLNGLQQDLLDPSVKRHLVETMNALSRRSLVEKKTRSSTPTFYLQPAVLEYTTLKLIEQVKTEITLSRISLLHQCPLLKGHSKDYIRQAQQQFILQPILEGLQSHFLSVEGQETHLKTLLEHLRVYEGASPNSYAVSNILNLLIEGGQSLADYDLSYLPLWDLNVQSVPLHNVNLAHCDLSRVIFADAFGGVLSTAFSPTGELVVTGHEDGHLRIWDLEQNRQLRLFPGHSSWVWDVVWTSDGEYLISASEDRTVRVWEVATGECIQVLTGHSDRVWRVAGCGNRIVSASGDGTLKIWDLVSGECLQTLSGHQGNVTALAIGDDEAQIITGGEDRTIRLWDLDSGTLLESWTSEQGWIWSVAYRASNNTILSGGDRGIIELWQSGQTAPVQSWQQIPARIWSLDVSFGDRYLVSGGDSYQLDIWDLETGQHQQSFQGYSGRIWCVKYSPDGNYIVSASDDRAIRIWDVNRGQGLTTFQSYSNWVCEVAFSRTTSELISAHEDGKIRVWNPLDGTLKHTLLGHQRQVWSIAAHPLDNTLISCSEDGTIQLWNLTSGKSFASLEGHKSRVWTVAFSPSGEYIASGSGDSTVKIWHLKTRKCLYTLSEHKSRVWTVAFSPDGKYVASGSGDRTIKIWQISDGECIATLKGHINGVLSVAFHPQQPLLVSSGGDGCCKIWDLTTYTCIESLTVAANMLWSVAISPDGQTLAIGSDDHRVRLWNFPDKCWKHELLGHKGWIWSVAFSLDSKYIASGAQDGTLRLWEVKSGQCLHKIQPQRLYEGLNLYGAKGLTEAQLEALKSLGAIAH; the protein is encoded by the coding sequence ATGGATCTTGAAGATGCTCTCAAAGTCGTAGATTCAATCTTGCACCCAGACACATTGAATGACTTACAAGAGCAAATTTTTCGCCGTACCTGGCAAGGACAAAAATATCCAGATATTGCCGAAGAATTGGGCTATGATGCCAATTATATCAAAGATTTAGGGGCAAAAACATGGAAGCAACTCTCTCAATCTTTGGGAGAAAAGGTTACTAAATCTAACTTTCAGGCGGTGTTGCGTCGATGCGCGGATCGACAAATCATTACTACACCTGGGTTAACTGAATCAGCACCAGTCAATCTAATTACTCAAGTTAGTACCCCAAAGAAAATTCAAGATTGGGGAGATGCTGTTGATACTTCTACCTTTGTCGGTAGAGAAAGAGAGTTAGAGGAATTATCACAGTGGCTAACGACAGATAAATGCCGTTTGGTGGCTATGTTGGGGATGGGAGGAATAGGTAAAACTATGCTCTCAACTCGATTAGCTGAAAAAGTAGAGTCGGATTTTGAGGTTTTGATTTGGCGATCGCTCAAACGGGTTCCCCCTTTAAATGCCTTTTTGAAGGAGTTATTGAAGCGGTTAGGGGTTTTGAGCGGGAATCTTGAGGGAGAATACTCTACAGATGCTCTGATGGAGTCTTTGCTAGAATACCTGCGATCGTCCCGTTGTTTAATTATCCTAGATCATACCGAAATGCTGCTAGCATCAGGTAGTGCGGCTGGGGAATATCGACCAGGATATGAAGATTGGGCGGATTTATTTCAGCAAATTGGAGCTACCCGCCATCAGAGTTGCTGGTTGGTGATTAGTCGCGAAAAACTGAAAGAATGGATTCCCCTAGAAGGACCTCAGCGTTTAGTTCGTTCTTGGCGGCTAGAGGGACTAAATCTGGAAGATACGCAAGCTTTGTTAGCTGCTAAAGGAGATTTTCAGGGAGATAGAGCAGATTGGGAACACTTAATCGCTCAATATGGCGGTAATCCCCTAGCTCTGCAAATCATTGCCACGACTATCCTAGATTTCTTTGCTGGTAATTTGGCTGACTTTTTTAGTCAAGGACAGATTTTATTTGATAGTTTATTGACATTTTTATCAGAACAATGCAGCCGTCTGAGTCCAGCCGAGCAATTAGTTCTATTTCACCTAGCTATTTGTCGAGATGAAGCCTCTTTAAATGGTTTACAGCAAGATTTACTAGATCCAAGCGTTAAACGGCATTTAGTAGAGACAATGAATGCTTTGAGTAGGCGATCGCTCGTAGAGAAAAAAACCCGCTCTTCGACACCGACTTTTTACCTACAACCTGCGGTGTTAGAGTACACCACCTTGAAGCTAATTGAACAGGTCAAAACTGAAATTACCCTGAGTCGGATTTCCTTATTACATCAGTGTCCCCTCCTCAAAGGTCACAGTAAAGACTATATCCGTCAAGCACAGCAGCAATTCATCCTTCAGCCCATTTTAGAAGGGTTACAATCCCATTTTCTCTCAGTTGAGGGTCAAGAAACTCATCTAAAAACCTTGCTTGAGCATCTCCGAGTCTATGAAGGTGCTTCTCCAAATAGCTATGCTGTGAGCAATATTCTCAATTTATTGATTGAAGGCGGACAATCTCTAGCAGACTATGACCTATCTTACTTACCTCTGTGGGATTTAAACGTCCAATCGGTGCCATTACATAACGTTAATTTAGCTCATTGCGATTTATCGCGGGTGATTTTCGCCGATGCCTTTGGAGGGGTGCTGAGTACAGCTTTTAGTCCTACAGGTGAATTGGTCGTAACGGGTCATGAAGATGGTCATTTACGGATTTGGGATCTGGAACAAAATCGGCAATTAAGACTGTTTCCAGGGCATTCTAGCTGGGTCTGGGATGTGGTTTGGACTTCAGATGGAGAGTATTTGATTAGCGCTAGCGAAGATCGGACAGTGCGGGTTTGGGAGGTAGCTACAGGAGAATGCATTCAGGTGCTTACTGGTCATAGCGATCGCGTTTGGCGAGTAGCTGGCTGTGGGAATCGCATTGTCAGTGCTAGCGGCGATGGGACTTTGAAGATCTGGGATTTGGTTTCGGGAGAGTGTCTCCAAACCTTAAGCGGACATCAGGGAAATGTCACCGCACTCGCAATCGGAGATGATGAGGCACAAATCATTACTGGGGGAGAAGATCGGACGATTCGGCTGTGGGATCTTGATTCTGGAACTCTTCTAGAAAGTTGGACTTCAGAGCAAGGGTGGATCTGGTCAGTTGCTTATCGAGCTAGTAACAATACTATTTTGAGTGGTGGCGATCGCGGCATCATAGAATTGTGGCAATCTGGTCAAACAGCACCAGTACAATCTTGGCAACAAATTCCGGCACGAATTTGGTCTTTAGATGTCAGTTTTGGCGATCGCTATCTAGTTAGTGGTGGTGATAGCTATCAACTAGATATCTGGGATTTGGAAACAGGTCAGCATCAACAGAGTTTTCAGGGATATTCTGGGCGAATTTGGTGCGTTAAATACAGTCCCGATGGCAATTACATTGTCAGTGCTAGCGATGACCGAGCCATCCGGATCTGGGATGTAAATCGGGGTCAGGGTTTGACTACCTTCCAGAGTTATAGTAATTGGGTCTGTGAGGTGGCTTTCAGTCGAACCACATCAGAACTCATCAGTGCCCACGAAGATGGCAAGATTCGCGTCTGGAACCCCTTAGATGGAACTTTAAAACATACTCTACTAGGGCATCAGCGCCAAGTTTGGTCGATCGCCGCCCATCCCTTAGATAACACTTTAATCAGTTGCAGTGAAGACGGGACGATCCAGCTTTGGAATCTGACTTCTGGTAAGAGTTTTGCTAGTTTAGAAGGTCATAAAAGTCGGGTTTGGACTGTAGCTTTTAGTCCATCGGGTGAATATATCGCTAGTGGTAGCGGCGATTCTACCGTCAAAATTTGGCACTTAAAGACCAGAAAATGTCTTTACACCTTATCTGAACACAAAAGTCGAGTTTGGACAGTAGCTTTTAGTCCTGATGGAAAATATGTAGCTAGTGGTAGTGGCGATCGCACTATCAAAATCTGGCAAATCTCTGATGGAGAGTGTATTGCCACTTTAAAAGGTCATATAAATGGGGTATTATCTGTCGCTTTCCATCCCCAGCAACCTTTATTAGTTTCAAGTGGCGGCGATGGCTGCTGTAAAATCTGGGATTTGACCACATATACTTGTATTGAAT
- a CDS encoding Uma2 family endonuclease, whose translation MQVQTLKHLYTPEEYLKLEEKAESKSEYHDGEIIPMTGRTTNHNQIAGNFYANLKFGLKGQNYRVYIGDVRLWIPRYRQYTYPDVMVIQGEPIYTGSNTTTITNPSLIAEVLSKSTQNYDQGDKFLYYRSIPEFREYILIDQKQHHVMQYVKTAEDKWLFTELTSESAILSLSSVEFQIPLRELYEQVNFAESEE comes from the coding sequence ATGCAAGTACAAACACTCAAACATTTATACACCCCTGAAGAGTATTTAAAACTTGAGGAAAAAGCAGAATCCAAAAGTGAATACCACGATGGAGAAATTATCCCAATGACTGGTAGAACGACTAATCACAATCAAATTGCTGGTAACTTTTATGCCAACCTAAAATTTGGGCTGAAAGGACAGAATTATCGGGTATATATTGGTGATGTGCGGTTGTGGATACCTCGCTATCGCCAGTACACCTATCCTGATGTCATGGTAATTCAGGGAGAACCAATCTATACGGGAAGCAATACAACTACCATCACCAATCCATCATTAATCGCCGAAGTATTATCGAAATCTACTCAAAATTACGACCAAGGAGATAAATTTCTCTACTATAGGTCAATTCCTGAATTTCGGGAGTATATCTTAATCGATCAAAAGCAACATCATGTGATGCAGTATGTTAAAACTGCTGAGGATAAATGGCTATTTACCGAATTGACATCAGAATCAGCCATATTATCTTTAAGTTCCGTAGAATTTCAAATCCCTTTGAGGGAACTTTACGAGCAAGTAAATTTTGCTGAAAGTGAGGAATAA